The following proteins are co-located in the Echinicola sp. 20G genome:
- a CDS encoding RagB/SusD family nutrient uptake outer membrane protein, whose translation MKLNIQKTYTKAFAIAATGILLSSGCSEDWLEPQPLSFYAPENTYNEASGLWGAMVACERNLRHELTGDGPPILTEHIFSEVAIEGTTDKSGPAQDLNLLITPDANLNSTNTNRIGWYWYEGFKGIKYANVVVSRIDDPEDYESEAERNHILGTAYFHRAMRYYRLTQQFGDVPLILEEITQPKLDFYSTDRKVILRKIKEDLEWAEEWVPDVMDRGRVPKGAVQHLLTKVNLALGEFDDAIASASRLIDGGDYSLMTDRFGATANDASRNVIWDLHRPENKSLNSNKEAILMVMDRIDTDGNSGGMTSMRQAVPFWGNNINTPNGNKGTSDKNNIEIDQVTALGRGIGRLRGTWYHQSMIWDDEKDLRHAPGNWMDMEDMVYNNPGIDGSDSYYGQNLEFRNADGIVLVSDTIRSWFSWPHYKVYIPDPQRTQPQGGHSDWYIFRLAETYLLRAEAYYWKDDLANAAADINAVRTRAKCDPYTAAEINIGTVLDERARELYYEEPRKTELTRMSYLFAQTGKSAYNGKSYSEENFSEENFFYDRIMEKTDYYNKGVFTRHGDTYTMSPYHVLWPIPADAINSNTKGQINQNKGYAGFENNVPPLTTIEETE comes from the coding sequence ATGAAATTAAATATTCAAAAAACATATACTAAAGCCTTTGCCATAGCGGCGACAGGAATACTGCTAAGCAGTGGTTGTAGTGAAGATTGGTTGGAGCCTCAACCCCTATCATTTTATGCTCCGGAAAACACCTATAATGAAGCCAGTGGGCTTTGGGGTGCAATGGTTGCCTGTGAAAGAAACCTTAGGCATGAATTAACTGGAGATGGACCTCCAATTTTGACCGAACATATTTTCTCTGAGGTCGCCATTGAAGGCACCACTGATAAATCGGGGCCTGCTCAAGATTTGAATCTTTTGATTACCCCTGATGCCAACCTGAACAGTACAAATACCAATAGAATTGGATGGTATTGGTATGAAGGCTTCAAAGGAATCAAATACGCCAATGTAGTGGTTTCCAGAATAGATGATCCAGAGGATTATGAATCCGAAGCGGAAAGAAACCATATTTTGGGAACGGCCTATTTCCACAGGGCGATGCGTTACTACCGATTGACCCAACAGTTTGGTGACGTTCCTTTGATCCTAGAAGAGATCACTCAGCCTAAACTGGACTTCTATAGTACAGACAGGAAGGTCATACTTAGAAAAATCAAGGAAGACCTAGAATGGGCCGAAGAATGGGTGCCTGATGTAATGGATCGTGGTAGAGTTCCAAAGGGTGCTGTTCAACACCTATTGACCAAAGTCAACTTAGCACTTGGTGAGTTTGATGATGCGATTGCTTCAGCATCACGTTTGATCGATGGTGGGGATTATTCCTTGATGACCGACAGGTTTGGAGCAACCGCAAATGATGCTTCTCGAAATGTAATTTGGGACCTTCACCGACCTGAAAACAAATCCCTTAATTCAAATAAAGAAGCTATCTTAATGGTCATGGACAGGATAGATACAGATGGTAATAGTGGTGGTATGACCAGTATGAGACAGGCTGTTCCTTTTTGGGGCAACAACATTAATACCCCTAATGGAAACAAAGGAACTTCTGACAAAAACAACATAGAAATCGATCAAGTAACTGCTTTAGGTAGAGGTATAGGGAGGCTAAGAGGAACCTGGTATCATCAAAGTATGATTTGGGATGATGAGAAAGACCTGAGACACGCCCCTGGTAACTGGATGGACATGGAAGACATGGTTTACAATAACCCTGGAATTGACGGCAGTGATTCCTACTATGGACAAAACCTGGAATTTAGAAACGCAGATGGTATAGTATTGGTATCTGATACCATCAGAAGCTGGTTCTCTTGGCCTCATTATAAGGTGTACATTCCCGATCCTCAAAGAACCCAACCGCAAGGCGGACATAGTGATTGGTACATCTTTAGGTTGGCAGAAACTTACTTATTAAGAGCAGAAGCGTATTATTGGAAAGATGACCTGGCCAATGCAGCAGCAGATATCAATGCTGTAAGAACCAGAGCAAAGTGTGACCCTTACACTGCTGCGGAGATCAATATAGGAACGGTGCTGGATGAAAGAGCGCGAGAGCTTTACTATGAAGAGCCAAGAAAAACTGAACTTACAAGGATGTCCTATCTCTTTGCCCAAACAGGTAAATCAGCCTATAATGGAAAAAGTTATAGCGAGGAAAATTTCTCTGAAGAAAACTTTTTCTACGATAGGATTATGGAAAAGACAGATTATTATAATAAAGGTGTCTTTACCAGACATGGAGATACCTACACCATGAGCCCATATCATGTACTATGGCCAATTCCTGCTGATGCAATAAACTCCAACACAAAGGGACAAATCAATCAGAACAAAGGTTATGCCGGTTTTGAAAACAATGTACCACCTCTGACCACGATAGAGGAAACAGAATAA
- a CDS encoding 6-bladed beta-propeller, with amino-acid sequence MSKENNSHRRKFLKSSSLLVASGILFPNINFGKALDPAREIIGHGDFKYRVKKQWGNQDPTKIPVKDCHEMVQDKKGRLILLTNETKNNIIFYDRSGKVLKTWGHDFPGAHGLTLHNEGGEEFLYITDHDRHQVFKTTLDGKILLTLDYPKETGVYEKPEQYRPTEIAIGPTGDIYVADGYGLSYITQYSPKGEYIRHFGGKGEDQGNLKQAHGICLDTRKTDQPELIITSRLAHEFKRFSLDGNHLETVPVTGCWINRPVIKGQNLYFSVLRTVSRQDYDGLTVVLDKNNKVVSAPGGSAPEYIDGKLQTIVYDGHTFMNPHDVCIDNDENIYVPQWNSEHTYPVQLERV; translated from the coding sequence ATGTCAAAAGAAAATAACAGCCATAGAAGAAAATTTCTTAAATCCAGTTCTCTCTTGGTAGCTTCAGGGATTCTTTTTCCTAATATCAATTTTGGAAAGGCCCTTGATCCTGCAAGAGAAATCATTGGGCATGGTGATTTTAAATATCGTGTAAAAAAACAATGGGGTAACCAAGACCCGACAAAAATCCCAGTCAAGGACTGTCATGAAATGGTTCAGGATAAAAAAGGCAGATTGATTCTTCTGACCAATGAAACAAAGAACAATATTATTTTTTATGACCGTTCAGGAAAAGTGCTTAAAACTTGGGGACATGATTTCCCAGGAGCCCATGGCTTAACTTTACACAATGAGGGGGGGGAAGAGTTCCTTTACATCACTGACCATGACCGTCACCAAGTCTTTAAAACCACTCTGGATGGAAAAATCCTACTGACACTCGACTACCCTAAAGAAACTGGTGTCTATGAGAAGCCAGAACAATACCGCCCTACCGAAATTGCTATTGGCCCTACTGGGGACATCTATGTGGCAGATGGATATGGATTAAGTTACATCACCCAATATTCCCCAAAAGGTGAGTACATCCGCCATTTCGGAGGAAAGGGTGAAGATCAAGGCAACCTCAAACAAGCCCATGGTATCTGTCTAGATACCCGAAAAACTGACCAACCAGAATTGATCATCACTTCCAGACTGGCCCATGAATTCAAAAGGTTTTCTTTGGATGGTAATCATTTGGAAACTGTTCCTGTAACTGGTTGTTGGATCAACAGACCAGTGATCAAAGGACAAAATTTATATTTCTCAGTACTACGTACCGTAAGCAGGCAAGATTATGATGGACTCACCGTCGTACTCGACAAAAATAATAAAGTTGTCTCTGCACCAGGAGGCTCTGCTCCCGAGTACATTGATGGTAAGCTGCAAACCATAGTTTACGATGGCCACACATTTATGAACCCTCATGATGTGTGTATCGACAATGATGAAAACATCTACGTCCCCCAATGGAATTCTGAGCACACCTACCCTGTACAACTTGAAAGAGTATAG
- a CDS encoding PSD1 and planctomycete cytochrome C domain-containing protein, with translation MINFKSFKRIIPLSFSGAMAILVLGLSCNDKEDEKVDFNAEVRPIINNKCISCHGGVKQSGKFSLLFESEALAATKSGEPAIIPGHADESEMIKRILHEDPEVRMPPEGPPLDPKEIDILKKWINQGAKWEDHWSFIPPTDKEIPEISESGWTDNPIDAFVLEKMEEKGLSPSPQAPAATLARRLSLDLTGLPPTPEMVKKLEESPDLATYEELVDELLASPQYGERWAAMWMDLARYADTKGYQKDRHRPMWKFRDWVIDAFNADMPFDQFTIEQIAGDLLPEPSKDQLIATGFHRNTMTNDESGTDDEEFRVAAVLDRVNTTWEVWQGITFACVQCHSHPYDPIKHDEFYEFYAFFNNTSDADTWTDSPTMPVYTKIEEQERANILHWIDSVKSASPKTNYQFAHQIEEKEVELKSIRPDPLPVMEELSADERRQTFVFERGNWMEHGKEVQPGVPGSMPKFPDTLPKNRLGLAKWIVSDDNPLTARVTVNRIWAQLFGRGIVETQEDFGSQGFEPTHPELLDWMAVNWMKEQHWQLKPLLKMMVMSATYRQSSELSKEALEKDAANYWLSRGPRVRLTAEQVRDQALAVSGLLSKKMFGPSVMPPQPDGVWQVINNPEKWIESKGDDKHRRGIYTYWRRTSPYPSMVSFDSPSREFCVNRRIRTNTPLQALVTMNDPVYVEAAQALALKMKAAGSTLDEQLKEGYELALFKQPKPQVLSSLEELYQTAYLHFEANGEGLENLGKQETDPSINALTMVANSILNLDGFITKD, from the coding sequence GTGATCAACTTTAAGTCCTTCAAACGAATCATTCCCCTTAGCTTTTCAGGAGCCATGGCCATTTTGGTCTTGGGCCTTTCCTGCAATGATAAGGAAGATGAAAAAGTGGACTTTAATGCCGAAGTAAGGCCAATCATCAATAACAAGTGCATTTCCTGCCATGGAGGAGTAAAACAATCCGGAAAATTCAGTTTACTTTTTGAATCCGAGGCACTAGCTGCCACCAAATCAGGTGAGCCTGCCATCATCCCTGGCCATGCCGATGAAAGTGAGATGATCAAAAGAATTCTCCACGAAGATCCCGAGGTAAGGATGCCACCCGAAGGCCCACCTCTTGATCCCAAGGAAATAGACATTTTAAAAAAATGGATCAATCAAGGAGCCAAATGGGAAGATCACTGGTCTTTCATTCCTCCAACGGATAAAGAAATCCCCGAAATAAGCGAATCAGGATGGACAGATAATCCAATCGATGCCTTTGTATTGGAGAAAATGGAAGAAAAAGGACTATCACCTTCTCCACAAGCTCCCGCAGCAACCCTGGCAAGAAGACTGAGCTTAGACTTGACGGGGCTCCCCCCTACACCAGAAATGGTAAAAAAATTAGAAGAAAGTCCTGACTTGGCGACATATGAAGAGTTGGTTGATGAGCTATTGGCCAGCCCGCAATACGGTGAGCGATGGGCAGCTATGTGGATGGACCTGGCCCGGTATGCTGATACCAAAGGTTACCAAAAAGACCGCCACCGCCCAATGTGGAAATTCCGGGACTGGGTCATTGATGCTTTCAATGCAGATATGCCCTTTGATCAGTTTACCATAGAGCAGATTGCAGGTGATCTGCTTCCAGAACCTAGCAAGGATCAACTGATTGCTACTGGCTTTCACCGCAACACCATGACCAACGATGAAAGTGGTACAGATGATGAAGAATTTAGGGTGGCAGCCGTCCTTGATAGGGTCAACACCACGTGGGAAGTTTGGCAAGGCATTACATTTGCCTGTGTACAATGCCACAGTCACCCCTATGACCCCATCAAACATGATGAGTTCTATGAATTCTATGCTTTCTTCAACAACACGTCAGATGCAGACACCTGGACAGACAGCCCAACGATGCCTGTTTATACCAAAATCGAAGAGCAAGAAAGAGCAAATATCCTACACTGGATCGACTCCGTTAAGAGTGCATCTCCAAAAACCAATTATCAATTTGCCCATCAAATCGAAGAAAAAGAAGTCGAATTAAAATCCATTCGACCTGACCCCTTGCCTGTCATGGAGGAATTGTCTGCTGATGAGCGACGTCAAACCTTTGTCTTTGAAAGGGGCAACTGGATGGAACACGGCAAAGAAGTCCAGCCCGGAGTTCCTGGCTCTATGCCCAAATTTCCTGATACTCTACCCAAAAATCGCTTAGGCTTGGCCAAATGGATTGTGAGTGACGACAACCCACTTACCGCCAGGGTAACAGTCAATAGAATTTGGGCCCAATTATTTGGACGAGGCATTGTAGAGACCCAAGAAGATTTTGGTTCACAAGGGTTTGAACCCACCCATCCTGAACTTCTGGACTGGATGGCGGTCAATTGGATGAAGGAGCAGCATTGGCAACTTAAACCATTGCTGAAAATGATGGTCATGTCGGCCACCTATCGCCAGTCCTCTGAACTTAGCAAAGAAGCCTTGGAAAAAGATGCCGCCAATTATTGGCTCAGTCGTGGCCCAAGAGTGCGTTTGACCGCCGAACAAGTCAGGGACCAAGCACTGGCCGTGAGTGGTCTGCTCAGTAAAAAAATGTTTGGCCCATCTGTAATGCCACCTCAGCCAGATGGTGTTTGGCAAGTCATCAATAACCCTGAAAAATGGATAGAAAGCAAAGGGGATGACAAGCACCGAAGAGGAATTTATACTTATTGGCGAAGGACAAGTCCCTACCCATCTATGGTCAGTTTTGACAGCCCCAGTCGTGAGTTTTGTGTAAACAGAAGGATTCGTACCAATACGCCCCTACAAGCTTTGGTGACCATGAATGACCCTGTTTATGTGGAAGCGGCACAGGCACTGGCTCTTAAAATGAAAGCTGCTGGCAGCACACTGGATGAGCAGCTGAAAGAAGGTTATGAATTGGCCCTGTTCAAGCAGCCCAAACCTCAGGTGCTCAGCTCCTTGGAAGAGCTCTATCAGACCGCATACCTGCATTTCGAGGCCAACGGTGAAGGACTGGAAAACTTAGGAAAGCAAGAAACAGATCCATCCATCAATGCCCTGACCATGGTTGCCAATTCCATCCTTAATTTGGATGGATTCATTACAAAAGATTAA
- a CDS encoding DUF1501 domain-containing protein has protein sequence MNLFEEVVYKNAELNTRRHFLKKCLSGMGGLALGSLLGSSLTSCGSNDPTGQMADLNNPMKALPSHFIPKAKRVIYLHMAGAPSQLELFDFKPELQKLNGLDCPPSLLEGKRFAFIQGTPQMLGPQYQFKQYGQSGAWVSDRLPYFSQSVDDVSFLKAMHTDEFNHAPAQLLMQTGSARLGKPSIGSWVTYGLGSENQNLPGFVVFVSGGTTPSAGKSIWGSGFLPTVYQGVQCRSKGDPVLYLSDPKGVSRELREKTIDIINDINRQQYQEVGDPEIMTRISQYEMAFKMQMSVPETMDISDEPEYIHEMYGTEPGKSSFANNCLLARRLAEKGVRFIQLYHYGWDSHGSNQKESLHHGFNDRCQEVDKPMSALLQDLKQRGLLDDTLVIWGGEFGRTPMRENRGGKEMKFQGRDHHLEAFTIWMAGGGVKPGLSFGETDEIGYYGIKDRVHVHDLQATILHLLGMDHEKLTYQFQGRDFRLTDVHGNVFEKIIA, from the coding sequence ATGAACTTGTTTGAAGAAGTTGTATATAAAAATGCAGAGCTGAATACCAGAAGACACTTTCTCAAAAAATGCCTTTCGGGAATGGGAGGACTGGCACTTGGTTCACTCTTGGGAAGTTCATTGACTAGTTGTGGCAGCAATGATCCGACCGGCCAAATGGCTGACCTGAATAACCCCATGAAAGCCTTGCCCAGCCATTTTATCCCCAAGGCCAAAAGGGTGATTTACCTGCACATGGCTGGAGCCCCATCACAGCTGGAGCTTTTCGACTTCAAACCTGAACTACAGAAACTCAACGGACTGGACTGTCCTCCTTCTCTTTTAGAAGGAAAAAGGTTTGCCTTTATTCAAGGTACCCCCCAAATGTTGGGCCCTCAATATCAGTTCAAACAATATGGTCAATCTGGTGCTTGGGTATCTGACCGCTTACCCTACTTTTCCCAAAGTGTAGATGATGTGAGCTTTCTAAAAGCCATGCACACCGATGAATTCAACCATGCTCCTGCGCAACTTTTGATGCAGACTGGCAGTGCGAGACTAGGCAAGCCAAGTATTGGTTCTTGGGTCACTTATGGACTGGGATCTGAAAACCAAAACCTACCGGGATTTGTGGTTTTTGTATCAGGAGGAACCACCCCTAGTGCAGGTAAAAGTATATGGGGAAGTGGCTTTCTTCCAACTGTTTACCAAGGAGTACAATGCAGGTCCAAAGGTGACCCCGTACTCTATCTTTCTGATCCAAAGGGAGTCAGCAGGGAGTTGAGAGAAAAAACCATTGACATCATCAATGACATTAACCGTCAGCAATATCAGGAAGTGGGCGATCCAGAAATCATGACCCGAATTTCCCAATATGAAATGGCTTTTAAAATGCAAATGTCTGTTCCCGAAACCATGGACATTTCGGATGAGCCGGAATACATCCACGAAATGTACGGCACAGAACCGGGTAAATCATCCTTTGCCAACAACTGCCTTTTGGCAAGAAGGTTGGCTGAAAAGGGTGTTCGTTTTATCCAGCTCTACCATTATGGTTGGGATTCCCACGGCTCCAACCAAAAAGAATCTCTCCACCACGGCTTCAATGACCGCTGCCAAGAGGTGGACAAGCCCATGTCCGCGCTGCTACAAGACCTGAAGCAAAGAGGATTGTTAGATGACACCTTAGTGATCTGGGGCGGAGAGTTTGGCAGAACCCCCATGCGCGAAAACCGGGGTGGTAAAGAAATGAAATTTCAGGGCAGGGATCATCACTTAGAAGCCTTTACCATTTGGATGGCTGGTGGAGGTGTGAAGCCTGGCCTTTCCTTTGGTGAGACAGACGAAATTGGCTACTATGGAATTAAAGACCGTGTCCACGTGCATGACTTACAAGCTACCATACTTCACCTTTTAGGTATGGACCATGAAAAACTGACTTACCAATTTCAAGGTAGGGACTTTAGGCTTACTGATGTCCATGGAAATGTTTTCGAAAAAATCATTGCTTAA